The Cetobacterium ceti region ATAGTAGCTATTTCTGGAAGAATTAATAATCCAGGAATCTATGAAATTCCTGAAGGAACTACATTGAGAGAAGCTATTGAATTGGCTGGTGGAATCATGAATAAAAAAGATTTCAAAGCTGCTCAATTTGGGATACCTTTTGGTGGATTTTTTACAAAAGAACAATTGGATGCGCCAATAAACTTTAATGATTTTCATAAAGGACAAACAAGAAATTTGGTAATATTATCTGAAGATGATTGTATAGTTCAATTTTCAAAATTTTATATAGAATTTTTATTAGGGAAAATAGCGAAAGGCGAATATAGAGAATATTTACCAGCTAAATATGAAATAGATAGAATAAATAGAATATTAGATAGAATTTCTAAGGGAAAAGCTACAATGAGAGATGTATATTTACTTAGATATCTATCTGATATAGTTAAATCTATTGTTAAACAAGATCATAATTTAATATTAGAAGTTATTGATAATTTTTATCATGAAATAGAAGAGCATATAGAAGAGCATAGATGTTATACAGGTGAATGTCCACAACTTGTTAAATTTAGAATTACAAGTAAATGTATAGGATGTACAGCTTGTGCAAGAGCATGTCCAGTGCACTGTATTTCAGGAAAAGTTAAAGAAAAACATGAGATAGATATATCTAAATGTACTCACTGTGGACAGTGTGTTGCAGCATGTCCAGTAGGAGCTATAAATGAAGGGGACAATACTCTAAAGTTCTTAAGAGATTTAGCTACACCTAATAAAATAGTTGTAACTCAAATGGCCCCAGCAGTTAGAGTAGCTTTAGGTGAAGCATTTGGCTTTGAAGCAGGAACAAATATTGAAAAGAAAATAAATGAAGCTTTAAGAATGTTAGGTGTTGATTATGTTTTTGATACAGCATGGGCTGCAGATCTGACAATTATGGAAGAGGCAACAGAATTTCAAGAAAGATTAGAGAAATATTTTAAAGGTGATGATAATGTTAAATTACCTATATTAACATCATGTTGCCCATCATGGGTTAAATTTATTGAACAGAGTTATCCTGATATGTTAGACGTACCTTCAAGTGTAAAATCTCCAATGTCAATTTTTTCAACAGTTGTAAAAGATATTTGGGCAAAAGAAAAAGGATATGCTAGAAATCAGATTACAGCAGTTGCAATTATGCCTTGTTTAGCAAAAAAATATGAAGCTGCAAGAGATGAATTCTCAAGAGGAGATAATTATGACACAGATTACGTTATTACAACTAGAGAATTAATAAAAATCTTAAAAGAAACAGAAATAGATGTTGCTAATTTAGAAGGAGAAGAATTTGATAATCCTTTAGGAGAATATTCTGGAGCTGGAATTATATTTGGTAGAACAGGTGGAGTTATTGAGGCTGCAACAAGAACAGCTGTGGAAATGTTAACTGGAAATAGAGTTGATCAAATAGAGTTTGATGTTTTAAGAGGATGGGATGGATTTAGATCAGCAGAGGTACAAGTAACGGAGGATGTAACCTTAAAAATTGGAATAGCCCATGGGTTAGAAGAAGCTGCAAAAATGTTAGACAAAATAAGAGCAGGAGAAGAATTTTATCACGCTATAGAAATTATGGCATGTAAAGGTGGTTGCATTGGTGGAGGTGGACAACCTAAAGCAATGAAGAAAAAAGAAGTTCTTGAAAAAAGAGCAGAAGGGTTAAATAATATTGATAGAAGTTTAGAGATTAGAAGATCTCATGAAAATCCACAAGTACTAGCAATTTATGAAAAATATTTAGATTATCCTATGAGTAGAAAAGCTCATGAATTATTACATACTAAATATTTTCCAAAAATTAAAGGATAAAAAAAAGAGACTATAAAAGTCTCTTAAGAACTGTAGGGTGAATTCTCTACAGTTTTTTTATTATTAAATTTAATGATTTTAACCAAGAATCCTAAAAATAAGAAAATGCCTAAACCACCATAATATAATTTAATAGTCGCCATTTGTTCATGTAAAGGAATAGTAAAATTATATCCAGCAAAAATAAAAGCAAAAATAGTCATTAAAGATACAAGAATCCCTGCTATAGAAGCTATAAAATCATTTTTAGCGATTTGGAAAGGTGAGTGTAGTCTTTTATACCTAAAAGCAATATAACTTGCTCCTAAACAGAAATAAGGCACTAAAAATGCCATAGTGGACATATCATATATTTTATAATATAGCTCACCAGCTTTACTTCCTCCAAAAGTTGTTAGCATGATAAAAGCAAAAGATAAAATAGTTTGAAATATTAAAGCATTTTGTAAAATCCCATTTTTATTTTTCTTAGTCATCCAATTTGGAAAAGTTCCTTCAGGAGCTTCACTAAAAACAACAGAAGCTAAAGATGCAGACCAAAGAGTTAAAGCTATAAGGGTTATTAAAGAATAAGCTATTCCCATTAATTTAACAAACCAAATTCCTAAACCAATTTTATTTCCCATAAATTGATAACCAGCAATAACTGCATTAACTAAAGAAATTTTAGAAAATTCTTCTTGAGTCCCAAATGCAGCAATAGAGATAATACTTAAAATATATAAAGCACCTATTAATAAAGAAGAAATAAGCAAACCTTTTAAAAAGTTTTTTTCAGGATTTTTAACTTTATTAACATAGGGACCTACAATTTCTGCTCCACCAAAAGCAAATAATATCCATGAAAATTTTCCAATAGCATTTGATAGAGCTTCTTTTGTAGAAAAATCAATATTAAATGAATTTACTTCTAGGGGTGTTGAAGCATTCCCGGTTATATATAAATAAATTCCTGCAATTAAGAAAATAAAAACTGTAAATAGCGATAAAATTCCTACAGGATGTGACATAGAATTTAATTTTTTTTCAAATTTTACTCCAATAATCAAAGAAAAAATAAGTGCAACTGATGCAAATAAAGCAGTTTGTGTATCAGAAACATTAGCTTTTCCATAAATTGCAAATGACAAATAAGTTGGAACTCTTGTTGCTAAAGTCGGTAAATAAAAAATATTAGCAATGAAATATGACCAAATAGCAAAATATGCCATATTTTTTCCAAGTCCAATTTCAATCCAAGAATAAATTCCTCCTGTTCGATCTTTTGCATAGGCACCAAATTCAGCCATAATTAGACATAGTGGTAAAAAGTAAAGCAAAGAACCAATCATAATCATTGTAGCTGAAGAAAGTCCTGTCTCTTTGAAGTTATTAGCAACATTTCCAAATCCAAAAACTCCAATAAAAATTATCATCACAAGGGATGATACTGATAAATATTTTTTTTCCATTAACGCCTCCCTTAAAAAAATTGCGTTTAATAATATCACTTTTTTTCACAAAATACAATAAAAAAAAACCCTTTAAATTTAAAGGGTTAAAATTCATCCCAACCTTCGATAGATGAGCTCATATTATAACTAGTAACAGTACCTTCGAAGAAATTGGCTTTAACATTTCCAGCCCCTTCAGTATCAGAAAATATTTCTAAATTAATATATGGATTTTTATTGGAATTAGGATATAAAGGTTTTAATCCAATATTCATAAGACGTTTATTGGCTAAAAACTTTGTATATTCTTCAGTAGTTTTATAAGTTATGCCTGATATATTATTTCCAATAATATGATTAGTCCAAATAATTTCTTGTTTAACAGCTTCATCAAACATTTGATAAATTATTTGTTCATTTAATAATTCAGGATTTTCCTCAAAAATATTTTTAATTAATTGTTGAAATAAAACAACATGGGTTAATTCATCTCGATTGATAAGTTTTATAATATCAGAAGTACCCATCATTTTCCCTTTTAAAGCTAAAAGATAAAAATAGTTAAATCCATTATAAAAGTATAAACCTTCTAAAAGATAATCTGCAATAATAACTTTAATAAATGTTTCTTTAGAGGGATTATCGATAAAAGATTGATAAATTTTAGCTATATAACTATTTCTTTCAAATAATATTTTATCATCTCTCCAACGATCATATATATTGTTTCGAGATTCTTTTGTAATAATTGATTCGATAATATATTGATAAGATTGAGAATGAACTGCCTCTTGAAATGTTTGTATAGCTAAAACAAGATTGATTTCAGGGGCAGTTATGTACTCAGATATATTTGAAAGATTATTTGTTTGTATACTATCTAAAAAAATTAAAAAAGATAAAATACCTTCATAAGCATTTTGCTCTTCTTTAGATAAATTATAGAAATCATTTTTGTCGCTTGTTAAATCTATTTTTTCAGGAATCCAAAAGTTAGACATCATATTTCTATAGAGATTATTAGCCCATTGATATTTAACATTATTTAAATTAAATATATTTGTAGAATTCCCACCTAAAATTTTTCTATTTTCTAAAGTATCTTTTCCAGAAGGATTAAATAATTTCTTTTTATCCACTACAGCTTTCACACTCCTTTTTTTCTGAAGTAAGATTTGAATTTTTCTGTATAGTTCTAATATAATAAATAGATTTACATTTATTTTCCCAAGCTTGAAATAAAATATTATAAATATCGACGGCCTTAATATTCTTATTTAAATCAAAAAGAAGTTCCATGGAAACACCTTGAGAAATCCATTTACTAATAATACTCATATTTTTTATATAAATATCCATAGAAATATTTTTAAATTCAGGGTAAAACCAAGAGTGTTCTTTTAAATATTTAACTACTCTAGGGACAGCACCTTTTTGATTTTTTTCTATAAAAAATCTAGCAAAGGTTGGATTAACAGAAGCTGTTGCACCCATTAGAATAGATGTAGATGTATTAGGAGCAATAGCTGTAATCTCTCCATTTCTAAGACCATAAGTATTTATTAAGTTATTTACATCAATCCAAAGGTTTTTAAATAAAGACTTTTTTATATAACTAGAAATATGTTCTCCAAAATAAATATTTTGATCCCATTTGGATCCCTTAAATAATTTATAAGGACCTCTCTCTTTAGCTAAAATAGCAGAAGCTTTTAAAGTATAAAGAGCAATTTTTTCAAATAAATTATTAAGTGCTTCTTGGGAATCTTCATAGATCCAATAATTTTTAGCCATATAATCTCCTAAGCCCATGACTCCCACACCAATAGTTCTATATAAATTGTTATGCTTATTGGATTCAGGAATAGGAGTTATAGTTAAATCTATTGTATTATCTAATATTTTAACAGCTAAAAAAGAAATGTGTTCTATTTCTTCATCGATAACTTCAGCTAAATTAATAGAGATTAAATTACAAGTATGAGTAAGACCTGTATTCATAGAAAGAGAATTATAATCATCATTTTCTATTTGTAAAAATTTTTTACTTGGTGAAAAATTTGAAAAACTTTCCATACATAGATTTCCGTTTCCTATATATCCCATATGAGAATTATGATTTAATAAATTAGCAGTATC contains the following coding sequences:
- a CDS encoding amino acid permease; translated protein: MEKKYLSVSSLVMIIFIGVFGFGNVANNFKETGLSSATMIMIGSLLYFLPLCLIMAEFGAYAKDRTGGIYSWIEIGLGKNMAYFAIWSYFIANIFYLPTLATRVPTYLSFAIYGKANVSDTQTALFASVALIFSLIIGVKFEKKLNSMSHPVGILSLFTVFIFLIAGIYLYITGNASTPLEVNSFNIDFSTKEALSNAIGKFSWILFAFGGAEIVGPYVNKVKNPEKNFLKGLLISSLLIGALYILSIISIAAFGTQEEFSKISLVNAVIAGYQFMGNKIGLGIWFVKLMGIAYSLITLIALTLWSASLASVVFSEAPEGTFPNWMTKKNKNGILQNALIFQTILSFAFIMLTTFGGSKAGELYYKIYDMSTMAFLVPYFCLGASYIAFRYKRLHSPFQIAKNDFIASIAGILVSLMTIFAFIFAGYNFTIPLHEQMATIKLYYGGLGIFLFLGFLVKIIKFNNKKTVENSPYSS
- a CDS encoding [FeFe] hydrogenase, group A — its product is MNKKQIILRSSLGSVFSAFDNPELIELSEEDSRIVAISGRINNPGIYEIPEGTTLREAIELAGGIMNKKDFKAAQFGIPFGGFFTKEQLDAPINFNDFHKGQTRNLVILSEDDCIVQFSKFYIEFLLGKIAKGEYREYLPAKYEIDRINRILDRISKGKATMRDVYLLRYLSDIVKSIVKQDHNLILEVIDNFYHEIEEHIEEHRCYTGECPQLVKFRITSKCIGCTACARACPVHCISGKVKEKHEIDISKCTHCGQCVAACPVGAINEGDNTLKFLRDLATPNKIVVTQMAPAVRVALGEAFGFEAGTNIEKKINEALRMLGVDYVFDTAWAADLTIMEEATEFQERLEKYFKGDDNVKLPILTSCCPSWVKFIEQSYPDMLDVPSSVKSPMSIFSTVVKDIWAKEKGYARNQITAVAIMPCLAKKYEAARDEFSRGDNYDTDYVITTRELIKILKETEIDVANLEGEEFDNPLGEYSGAGIIFGRTGGVIEAATRTAVEMLTGNRVDQIEFDVLRGWDGFRSAEVQVTEDVTLKIGIAHGLEEAAKMLDKIRAGEEFYHAIEIMACKGGCIGGGGQPKAMKKKEVLEKRAEGLNNIDRSLEIRRSHENPQVLAIYEKYLDYPMSRKAHELLHTKYFPKIKG
- a CDS encoding ribonucleotide-diphosphate reductase subunit beta, which codes for MDKKKLFNPSGKDTLENRKILGGNSTNIFNLNNVKYQWANNLYRNMMSNFWIPEKIDLTSDKNDFYNLSKEEQNAYEGILSFLIFLDSIQTNNLSNISEYITAPEINLVLAIQTFQEAVHSQSYQYIIESIITKESRNNIYDRWRDDKILFERNSYIAKIYQSFIDNPSKETFIKVIIADYLLEGLYFYNGFNYFYLLALKGKMMGTSDIIKLINRDELTHVVLFQQLIKNIFEENPELLNEQIIYQMFDEAVKQEIIWTNHIIGNNISGITYKTTEEYTKFLANKRLMNIGLKPLYPNSNKNPYINLEIFSDTEGAGNVKANFFEGTVTSYNMSSSIEGWDEF